The proteins below come from a single Coleofasciculus chthonoplastes PCC 7420 genomic window:
- a CDS encoding calcium-binding protein, with translation MAKMERDAEREERITMEIVVDAYGPEEQAMGWYCYLQDTMQFPFTAVCISKRRISPVKEKATVEVLGMAPEEECEQEMFVEITWDDDTLAVPLIQLEAPEADAQTQQAIADWHYWVNQGYEFG, from the coding sequence ATGGCAAAAATGGAACGGGATGCAGAACGAGAAGAGCGGATCACAATGGAAATTGTGGTGGATGCTTATGGACCAGAAGAGCAGGCAATGGGCTGGTACTGCTACTTGCAGGATACGATGCAGTTTCCCTTCACAGCCGTCTGCATCAGTAAGCGACGCATTTCCCCAGTGAAAGAAAAGGCAACCGTAGAAGTGTTAGGGATGGCACCAGAGGAGGAGTGTGAACAGGAAATGTTTGTGGAGATTACCTGGGATGACGATACGCTAGCAGTGCCGTTGATTCAGCTAGAGGCTCCAGAGGCAGATGCACAAACCCAACAGGCGATCGCGGATTGGCATTACTGGGTGAATCAAGGCTATGAGTTTGGGTAA
- a CDS encoding MBL fold metallo-hydrolase: MSNQRPVTSSAEDDQLACFAYGVGHGAEGVCLLVQMGPHRILIDCGLEDISPLKAQANLPADVVLCSHAHSDHAKGLLALHQAFPQLPIYASEVTTQLLPLNWTHLPPKEIPGFCQALPWRSPIEFREGLSVQLFPAGHLPGAAAFLLTYTSPNRTYRLLYTGDFFISNSRLVEGLSIEALRGTNLDVLIIEGSYGTARHPHRRQQENQLVERIDQALAANRSILLPVPTLGLGQEILMLLRSHHQFTGRNLDIWVDGTVAKGCDAYLELLPHLPPSVQNFARHQPLFWDERVKPRVRRLDEQQRSAIAQNTSIVLTDETADLRVYCHSNPTSWTVLQPERLRYPPPTHDLGSTDIETYLLTEHSDCLGTTQLIHNLRPQHIIFVHGSPTYLADLTGLEELQNRYHLHTPSSGTLIELPIGETFIQPAPPPETNYEGELTELGTVVTITLPEAIAADPRWQDFADTGLVEARWQGEELVLRGLSQRELLNQSSSVKMPANIECCANCRHQRGQRCWNSASPLYSFKVTPEGYCPVFEPTAPPPET; this comes from the coding sequence ATGAGCAATCAACGCCCAGTGACATCCTCAGCAGAGGATGATCAATTAGCCTGTTTTGCCTATGGTGTTGGTCATGGTGCAGAGGGAGTTTGTTTGCTGGTGCAAATGGGACCCCACCGCATCCTAATCGATTGTGGGTTAGAAGACATTTCGCCGCTAAAAGCTCAAGCTAATTTGCCGGCAGATGTGGTTTTATGTAGCCACGCCCATAGCGATCATGCCAAAGGGTTGCTAGCACTACACCAAGCATTTCCGCAATTACCAATTTACGCCAGTGAAGTCACAACTCAACTATTACCCCTAAACTGGACGCATTTACCACCAAAAGAGATTCCCGGATTCTGTCAAGCGCTTCCTTGGCGATCGCCGATTGAATTCCGAGAAGGATTAAGCGTGCAATTGTTTCCGGCAGGACATCTACCGGGAGCCGCTGCTTTTTTATTAACTTATACCAGTCCAAATCGCACCTATCGACTCCTGTATACAGGTGACTTCTTTATCTCAAATTCGCGGTTGGTCGAAGGGTTGTCTATTGAAGCCTTACGAGGTACAAACCTAGATGTCTTGATTATCGAAGGGAGTTATGGTACTGCGCGACACCCCCATCGGCGCCAACAAGAGAATCAACTTGTCGAACGAATTGATCAAGCATTGGCGGCAAATCGCTCTATTTTGCTACCTGTACCTACCTTAGGTTTGGGTCAAGAAATCTTGATGCTGCTGCGGAGTCATCATCAGTTTACGGGACGCAATCTGGATATTTGGGTGGATGGTACGGTTGCCAAAGGATGCGATGCCTACTTAGAACTCCTACCTCATCTCCCCCCATCGGTACAAAACTTTGCTCGCCATCAACCCTTGTTTTGGGATGAACGGGTGAAACCGCGTGTACGTCGCTTAGATGAGCAGCAACGAAGTGCGATCGCTCAAAACACCAGCATTGTTCTAACGGACGAAACGGCTGACTTGAGGGTTTACTGTCATTCTAACCCCACATCTTGGACAGTGCTGCAACCCGAACGCCTGAGATATCCGCCTCCAACCCATGACTTGGGTAGTACGGATATAGAAACTTATCTGTTAACTGAGCATAGCGATTGTTTAGGAACCACTCAGTTAATCCATAATCTTCGTCCTCAACATATTATTTTTGTTCATGGCTCTCCCACGTATCTGGCTGACTTAACTGGATTGGAAGAGTTACAAAATCGCTACCATCTCCATACCCCATCATCAGGAACTCTAATTGAACTGCCAATTGGAGAGACATTTATACAGCCAGCACCACCACCAGAAACCAATTACGAAGGAGAGCTAACCGAGTTGGGTACGGTGGTTACTATCACGTTACCAGAGGCAATTGCGGCTGACCCGCGCTGGCAAGATTTCGCGGATACAGGTTTAGTGGAAGCTCGTTGGCAAGGAGAGGAACTGGTATTACGCGGCTTGTCCCAACGTGAACTGCTTAATCAGAGCAGTTCGGTGAAGATGCCTGCTAATATTGAATGTTGTGCCAACTGTCGCCATCAACGGGGTCAGCGCTGCTGGAATTCTGCCTCTCCCCTCTACTCGTTTAAAGTTACACCAGAGGGATATTGTCCAGTGTTTGAGCCGACCGCACCTCCCCCAGAAACTTAG
- a CDS encoding DUF6679 family protein — MLHRKIYQLCCDGREVCIFLRDQQRWIERAHIVDIEGDLVTIRYETDEEDEICSWEEMVRLESIGSVTQKLASVTRGNFDPLVSDDCPEAEQIHPRFPESNQE; from the coding sequence ATGCTACACCGCAAGATTTATCAACTGTGTTGCGATGGTCGTGAGGTCTGTATTTTCTTGCGGGATCAGCAACGTTGGATTGAACGCGCTCATATTGTTGATATTGAAGGGGATTTAGTCACCATTCGCTACGAAACTGACGAAGAAGACGAAATTTGCTCCTGGGAGGAAATGGTTCGTTTAGAAAGCATCGGTTCAGTTACTCAAAAACTGGCTTCTGTGACGCGAGGAAATTTTGACCCGCTTGTGTCTGACGATTGTCCAGAAGCGGAACAAATTCACCCGCGCTTCCCTGAGTCGAATCAAGAGTAA